The following coding sequences lie in one Lolium perenne isolate Kyuss_39 chromosome 2, Kyuss_2.0, whole genome shotgun sequence genomic window:
- the LOC127329687 gene encoding uncharacterized protein, whose translation MKKLECKRGKLLEMGFIDPDTVHEVTVQDYAKDTEDNMLRFLVKQANKEDIFFPYNFKFHFILLIIDLHKGVVNVMDSKRKEHAEWADMAAILQRAWKRFINTVPGKWKPELTFQDYPCMRQEPGNNLCGYYVCTFIRDMACPKGGDARIHQTRVR comes from the exons atgaagaagcttgaatgcaaaagaggcaagctcctcgagatggggttcattgacccagacacggttcatgaagttacggttcaagactacgccaaggacacagaggacaacatgctacgttttttagtgaagcaagcaaacaaagaggatatattctttccctacaacttcaa attccactttattctcctaatcattgatcttcacaaaggagtcgtaaatgtcatggactcgaaacgtaaagaacatgcggaatgggcggacatggctgccatcctccagag ggcttggaaacggttcatcaatactgttccgggtaaatggaaaccggagcttacatttcaagattaccct tgtatgaggcaggaacccgggaataacttatgtggatactacgtctgcaccttcattcgtgacatggcctgtcccaagggtggggatgcccgtatacaccaaactcgtgtacgataa